The sequence below is a genomic window from Phycisphaerae bacterium.
AGGTCGATGGCCTGGTCGTTTCGGGGGGCGGTAGTGCGGGGAGAGAAATCGGGCAGATCCAGGGGCAGGGTAGCGACCGGCGACGAAACCGGGTCCGCATGCACTTCGACGCTTCCTTCTCCCGCCGGGGGTGCCGAATTCTGTGGCGGCGCGGTCAAGGCTTCGCCGCCGGCGGCGGTCGATGGCGATTCGATGGTCGAATCAGCCGGCGCGGCCGCATCGCTCGCTGGCGGCGGGCTTGCCGAATTGTCTGGGTTCGTCGCCGACATGTTTGCTCGCGCTCCCTGCCGAAAAGCCGCTAATAGCCCGTCGGCAGCGGCATGCACTCGGGGATCAGGACCTGTTCGATCAACGATTCGTCGCCCAATAGCGACCCGAGTTCGTATCGAATTTGCCGCTTGACCGTCTCCAGGCCGGGCTCGGCGAGATGACGTTCGTCGGCGCTGCGAATGACGCGGCCGATGGCGTCGTCGATCGTGTTCTTTCGGCTCTCCATGAATTCCTTGACCTTGTCGTGGTCCTTTTTGCTGACGCGAATGACGGTGCGAACGGTGTACAGGAGGGTGCGGGAGCCGCTGGTGTTGGGGACGCGAACCTGCGCGACCTGGATCTCTTGGCTGTCCTCCCAGGGCCGCGTTGTCGCCGCAGCTTCCATCCCCAGCTCCATCCCATGCGTCGGATCGGGGTCGGCGCCGAGGAACTTCATGAACATGAAGATGGCCACGCCTTCGACGAGCATGATGCCGCCGACGATGCCCATGGTGACCAGCTTTCCCTTCTTTTCCGGCGGAGCAGGGGGCTTGGCGTCGGCGGGGGCCTCAGTTTTTGGAGCTTCGGCGGACATCGAATTCCCGTGGTCGCGCGGCCGTAAACCGGCACTGCGCATACACGTTTATCGGTCGATTGCTGCGCCGGCTCAACCCCATTGGCGGGGGCAAAATGCGACCTGTCGCGCGATTCTGCGCGGT
It includes:
- the fliN gene encoding flagellar motor switch protein FliN, with the protein product MSATNPDNSASPPPASDAAAPADSTIESPSTAAGGEALTAPPQNSAPPAGEGSVEVHADPVSSPVATLPLDLPDFSPRTTAPRNDQAIDLLNDVELNVKIELGRANMLIEDVLRLGQGSVVELDKLAGDPVDVLVNDRLVARGEVLVLNDNFCVRISEIVSGVEEEVVEAGAA